A single region of the Fusarium keratoplasticum isolate Fu6.1 chromosome 7, whole genome shotgun sequence genome encodes:
- a CDS encoding FAD-binding PCMH-type domain-containing protein, with protein sequence MDAPRSLRCLVVASLLSLAVGQDTNKGAELNSCLTAAGVRSIVESDSTWATETTQFQKRLKPDPACIAFPENRDEVALALECARKSSVKANALGPAHSFQGNGFGNPGNLVINMAAFDDVSYNTKSKLLTFGGGTHVGPVLKYLWDTAGRHIPHVRGAHVGVTGSSIGGGYGSTSRHLGTPMDSIVEVEYMLYNGTIVKAGKGSDLLWAAQGAGASYGIVLSMTTKTYKPQFQKAINFTVGIGSVTPEAGAKALVAIQNFATSKHCPDELALRWSLSAPPYTGSGYFYGNPNKFDNIVRPLVKELKAISPDFSLNKTVLPWWDLEVAVAGAGMNSPTGGSLGGRAFYTQALTTTTDHPLTLEQAQLLFESTTLSFNRTDLRKSGFLDLWGGVSRNIKDSDTAYAHGKNLWLIRWEANSVDVNNYPDDGPAYMKALIKPFEDSLVKGGAALRGFVNYADTELNEEEWSSRLYGANYERLKQIKAAVDPEGLFTNHQQSIPLP encoded by the coding sequence ATGGATGCCCCACGCTCCCTCCGATGCCTCGTCGTCGCGTCACTCCTTTCTCTTGCCGTTGGTCAAGACACCAACAAGGGCGCTGAGCTCAACAGCTGTCTGACTGCTGCCGGTGTTCGCAGCATCGTCGAATCCGATAGCACCTGGGCTACCGAGACTACCCAGTTCCAGAAGCGCCTCAAGCCCGACCCTGCTTGCATTGCCTTCCCCGAGAACCGCGATGAAGTCGCTCTCGCACTCGAGTGCGCCCGCAAGTCTTCCGTGAAGGCCAATGCTCTTGGACCTGCGCACTCGTTCCAGGGCAATGGCTTCGGTAACCCTGGAAACTTGGTCATCAACATGGCTGCTTTCGACGATGTCAGctacaacaccaagagcaaGCTTTTGACATTTGGTGGTGGCACCCATGTCGGTCCCGTCCTCAAGTATCTCTGGGATACTGCTGGCCGACACATTCCCCACGTTCGTGGTGCCCACGTTGGTGTCACCGGCTCGAGCATCGGAGGAGGTTACGGTAGTACTTCTCGCCATCTTGGAACTCCCATGGATAgcatcgtcgaggttgagtaCATGCTGTACAACGGTACcattgtcaaggctggtAAGGGATCCGACCTGCTTTGGGCCGCTCAGGGTGCCGGAGCTTCCTACGGTATCGTCTTGTCTATGACGACCAAGACCTACAAGCCCCAGTTCCAAAAGGCCATCAACTTCACCGTTGGTATCGGAAGTGTCACTCCCGAAGCTGGTGCCAAGGCTCTCGTCGCCATCCAGAACTTCGCCACCAGCAAGCACTGCCCAGATGAACTCGCTCTCCGCTGGAGTCTGAGTGCTCCTCCCTATACCGGCAGTGGATACTTTTATGGCAACCCCAACAAGTTTGACAACATTGTCAGACCCCTTgtgaaggagctcaaggctaTCAGCCCCGACTTTTCTCTCAACAAGACTGTTCTTCCCTGGTGGGATCTCGAAGTCGCTGTTGCCGGCGCTGGCATGAACTCGCCTACTGGAGGAAGCCTTGGTGGCCGAGCCTTCTATACTCAGGCTctgaccaccaccacggacCACCCCTTGACTCTTGAGCAGGCCCAGCTTTTGTTTGAGAGCACCACCCTGTCCTTCAACCGAACCGACCTCCGAAAGTCCGGCTTCCTCGATCTCTGGGGCGGCGTCTCCCGTAACATCAAGGACAGCGACACTGCCTACGCCCACGGAAAGAACCTCTGGTTGATCCGCTGGGAGGCCAACTCGGTCGACGTAAACAACTACCCCGACGACGGTCCCGCTTACATGAAGGCTCTCATCAAGCCCTTCGAGGACTCTCTGGTCAAGGGCGGAGCTGCTCTCCGCGGATTCGTTAACTATGCTGATACTGAGCTTAACGAGGAGGAGTGGAGCTCGCGTCTGTATGGCGCCAACTATGAGCGTCTTAAGCagatcaaggctgccgtTGATCCTGAGGGACTGTTCACCAACCATCAGCAATCTATTCCCTTGCCATAG